A DNA window from Betta splendens chromosome 6, fBetSpl5.4, whole genome shotgun sequence contains the following coding sequences:
- the LOC114858009 gene encoding kelch-like protein 25 isoform X2: MSVTLHEHRKSRTSTGSMNISLFHKPSHPDSVLTHLNTMRKQCLFTDVTLWAGERSFPCHRAVLAACSRYFEAMFSGGLRESLDSDVNFRDTIHPEVLELLLDFAYSSRVIINEENAESLLEAGDMLQFHDIRDAAAEFLEKNLHSSNCLGMMLLSDAHQCKRLYELSWRMCLLHYETVGESEDFYSLSKDKLLELILSDELEIEDEQIVFNSMMRWVRYDLEVRRHHLPELLRGIRLALLPSECLLEAVACEELVMADKRSRSIVEEAMQCKKRILQNDGVVTSPCARPRKAGHTLLILGGQTFMCDKIYQVDHSAKEIIPKADLPSPRKEFSACAIGCKVYVTGGRGSENGVSKDVWIYDTVHEEWSKGAPMLIARFGHGSAELENSLYVVGGHTAIAGVFPASPSVSLKQVERYDPVSNKWTMMAPLRDGVSNAAVVSAKLKLFVFGGATIHRDKVSKVQCYDPVGNRWNIAAECPQPWRYTAAAVLGSQIFIMGGDTEFTAASAYRFDCETNQWTRVGDMTSKRMSCHAVASGNKLYVVGGYFGTQRCKTLDCYDPTSDSWNSITTVPYSLIPTAFVSTWKHLPA; the protein is encoded by the exons ATGTCCGTGACTCTTCACGAGCATCGTAAATCCCGCACCAGCACAGGCTCCATGAACATCTCATTGTTCCACAAGCCCTCACATCCCGACAGCGTCCTCACCCACCTGAACACCATGAGGAAGCAGTGTCTGTTCACTGATGTCACCTTGTGGGCCGGAGAACGTTCCTTCCCCTGCCACAG GGCCGTCTTGGCGGCATGCAGCCGGTATTTTGAGGCCATGTTTAGTGGAGGGCTGCGAGAAAGTCTGGACAGCGATGTCAATTTTAGAGACACTATACATCCTGAG GTTTTGGAACTTCTGCTGGACTTTGCCTATTCCTCTCGAGTCATCATAAATGAGGAGAATGCTGAGTCACTCTTAGAGGCCGGTGACATGCTGCAGTTTCACGACATCCGAGACGCAGCGGCAGAGTTTTTGGAGAAGAACCTGCACTCGTCCAACTGCCTGGGGATGATGCTGCTCTCGGACGCCCATCAGTGCAAACGTCTGTACGAGCTGTCGTGGAGGATGTGTCTGTTACACTACGAGACG GTTGGAGAATCTGAGGATTTCTACAGTCTGTCTAAAGATAAACTGCTGGAGCTGATTCTCAGTGATGAACTGGAAATAGAAGACGAGCAG ATTGTGTTTAACTCTATGATGCGTTGGGTTCGTTATGACTTGGAGGTGCGACGCCATCATCTACCAGAGCTGCTGAGGGGCATCAGGTTGGCTCTTCTGCCGTCTGAATGTCTCCTGGAGGCTGTGGCATGTGAGGAGCTGGTCATGGCCGACAAGAGGAGCAG gTCAATAGTAGAGGAAGCAATGCAGTGTAAAAAGAGAATCCTTCAGAATGATGGAGTAGTGACCAGTCCCTGTGCACGGCCACGGAAAGCAGGACACACGCTGCTCATACTGGGAGGCCAGACCTTTATGTGCGACAAGATATATCAG GTGGACCATAGCGCTAAAGAGATCATCCCCAAGGCAGACCTGCCCAGCCCCAGGAAGGAGTTCAGTGCGTGTGCCATCGGCTGTAAGGTTTACGTGACGGGAGGAAGAGGGTCAGAGAACGGCGTGTCCAAAGATGTCTGGATCTATGACACGGTCCATGAGGAGTGGTCCAAAGGAGCGCCCATGCTGATAGCCAG GTTTGGCCACGGTTCAGCTGAACTGGAAAACAGTCTGTACGTGGTGGGAGGTCACACAGCCATAGCTGGAGTGTTTCCCGCTTCTCCGTCCGTCTCCCTGAAGCAG GTCGAGCGCTATGACCCTGTCAGTAATAAATGGACTATGATGGCTCCACTGAGAGACGGGGTCAGTAATGCAGCTGTGGTCAGTGCCAAACTCAAACTCTTTGTTTTTGGTGGTGCCACGATACACAGAGACAAGGTGTCCAAG GTGCAGTGCTATGACCCTGTGGGAAACCGCTGGAACATTGCAGCTGAATGCCCCCAGCCGTGGCGCTACACAGCGGCTGCCGTCTTAGGGAGCCAGATCTTCATCATGGGCGGCGACACTGAATtcactgctgcctctgcttATCGCTTTGACTGTGAAACCAACCAGTGGACTCGAGTGGGTGATATGACGTCCAAACGAATGAGCTGCCACGCTGTGGCCTCAGGAAATAAGCTGTATGTGGTCGGAGGGTACTTCGGGACACAGCGGTGTAAAACATTAGACTGCTACGACCCCACGTCGGACAGCTGGAACTCCATCACTACGGTGCCTTACTCACTGATCCCCACTGCCTTCGTCAGCACATGGAAACACCTGCCTGCCTGA
- the LOC114858009 gene encoding kelch-like protein 25 isoform X1, which yields MLPGLRRLFSAASEGPNKAAMSVTLHEHRKSRTSTGSMNISLFHKPSHPDSVLTHLNTMRKQCLFTDVTLWAGERSFPCHRAVLAACSRYFEAMFSGGLRESLDSDVNFRDTIHPEVLELLLDFAYSSRVIINEENAESLLEAGDMLQFHDIRDAAAEFLEKNLHSSNCLGMMLLSDAHQCKRLYELSWRMCLLHYETVGESEDFYSLSKDKLLELILSDELEIEDEQIVFNSMMRWVRYDLEVRRHHLPELLRGIRLALLPSECLLEAVACEELVMADKRSRSIVEEAMQCKKRILQNDGVVTSPCARPRKAGHTLLILGGQTFMCDKIYQVDHSAKEIIPKADLPSPRKEFSACAIGCKVYVTGGRGSENGVSKDVWIYDTVHEEWSKGAPMLIARFGHGSAELENSLYVVGGHTAIAGVFPASPSVSLKQVERYDPVSNKWTMMAPLRDGVSNAAVVSAKLKLFVFGGATIHRDKVSKVQCYDPVGNRWNIAAECPQPWRYTAAAVLGSQIFIMGGDTEFTAASAYRFDCETNQWTRVGDMTSKRMSCHAVASGNKLYVVGGYFGTQRCKTLDCYDPTSDSWNSITTVPYSLIPTAFVSTWKHLPA from the exons AGGAgattgttttcagcagcttccGAGGGTCCCAACAAAGCTGCCATGTCCGTGACTCTTCACGAGCATCGTAAATCCCGCACCAGCACAGGCTCCATGAACATCTCATTGTTCCACAAGCCCTCACATCCCGACAGCGTCCTCACCCACCTGAACACCATGAGGAAGCAGTGTCTGTTCACTGATGTCACCTTGTGGGCCGGAGAACGTTCCTTCCCCTGCCACAG GGCCGTCTTGGCGGCATGCAGCCGGTATTTTGAGGCCATGTTTAGTGGAGGGCTGCGAGAAAGTCTGGACAGCGATGTCAATTTTAGAGACACTATACATCCTGAG GTTTTGGAACTTCTGCTGGACTTTGCCTATTCCTCTCGAGTCATCATAAATGAGGAGAATGCTGAGTCACTCTTAGAGGCCGGTGACATGCTGCAGTTTCACGACATCCGAGACGCAGCGGCAGAGTTTTTGGAGAAGAACCTGCACTCGTCCAACTGCCTGGGGATGATGCTGCTCTCGGACGCCCATCAGTGCAAACGTCTGTACGAGCTGTCGTGGAGGATGTGTCTGTTACACTACGAGACG GTTGGAGAATCTGAGGATTTCTACAGTCTGTCTAAAGATAAACTGCTGGAGCTGATTCTCAGTGATGAACTGGAAATAGAAGACGAGCAG ATTGTGTTTAACTCTATGATGCGTTGGGTTCGTTATGACTTGGAGGTGCGACGCCATCATCTACCAGAGCTGCTGAGGGGCATCAGGTTGGCTCTTCTGCCGTCTGAATGTCTCCTGGAGGCTGTGGCATGTGAGGAGCTGGTCATGGCCGACAAGAGGAGCAG gTCAATAGTAGAGGAAGCAATGCAGTGTAAAAAGAGAATCCTTCAGAATGATGGAGTAGTGACCAGTCCCTGTGCACGGCCACGGAAAGCAGGACACACGCTGCTCATACTGGGAGGCCAGACCTTTATGTGCGACAAGATATATCAG GTGGACCATAGCGCTAAAGAGATCATCCCCAAGGCAGACCTGCCCAGCCCCAGGAAGGAGTTCAGTGCGTGTGCCATCGGCTGTAAGGTTTACGTGACGGGAGGAAGAGGGTCAGAGAACGGCGTGTCCAAAGATGTCTGGATCTATGACACGGTCCATGAGGAGTGGTCCAAAGGAGCGCCCATGCTGATAGCCAG GTTTGGCCACGGTTCAGCTGAACTGGAAAACAGTCTGTACGTGGTGGGAGGTCACACAGCCATAGCTGGAGTGTTTCCCGCTTCTCCGTCCGTCTCCCTGAAGCAG GTCGAGCGCTATGACCCTGTCAGTAATAAATGGACTATGATGGCTCCACTGAGAGACGGGGTCAGTAATGCAGCTGTGGTCAGTGCCAAACTCAAACTCTTTGTTTTTGGTGGTGCCACGATACACAGAGACAAGGTGTCCAAG GTGCAGTGCTATGACCCTGTGGGAAACCGCTGGAACATTGCAGCTGAATGCCCCCAGCCGTGGCGCTACACAGCGGCTGCCGTCTTAGGGAGCCAGATCTTCATCATGGGCGGCGACACTGAATtcactgctgcctctgcttATCGCTTTGACTGTGAAACCAACCAGTGGACTCGAGTGGGTGATATGACGTCCAAACGAATGAGCTGCCACGCTGTGGCCTCAGGAAATAAGCTGTATGTGGTCGGAGGGTACTTCGGGACACAGCGGTGTAAAACATTAGACTGCTACGACCCCACGTCGGACAGCTGGAACTCCATCACTACGGTGCCTTACTCACTGATCCCCACTGCCTTCGTCAGCACATGGAAACACCTGCCTGCCTGA